A window from Candidatus Latescibacterota bacterium encodes these proteins:
- a CDS encoding DMT family transporter: protein MGELYAIGAAVVWAFAVILFKRSVESISPFALNLFRVGVSLVVFVPLLILSRQQLWRPLPWTDYAILAASGVLGIAVADTFFHRALNRLGAGLTSIVDCMYSPFIVGFAFLLLGERLSLWQLLGMVLVVTAVLMTSRARLPEGLDRRGLIMGIIYGVSAMGTMGLAIVWAKPVLERTPVLWATTVRQVSTFAFMVPVALLHPRRRRLLGVFRPATNWRFSVPGALLGSCLALLLWIGGMKYAQAGAAAVLNQTSTIFVLLLATLFLREPFTPRKLVAAVLALGGIALVTLG, encoded by the coding sequence ATGGGCGAGCTGTACGCGATCGGGGCGGCGGTGGTGTGGGCGTTCGCCGTCATCCTGTTCAAGCGCTCGGTGGAGAGCATCTCGCCGTTCGCGCTGAATCTGTTTCGCGTGGGCGTGTCGCTGGTGGTGTTCGTCCCGCTGCTGATCCTGAGCCGCCAGCAGCTCTGGCGCCCGCTGCCCTGGACTGACTACGCGATCCTGGCGGCCTCGGGCGTGCTGGGCATCGCCGTGGCGGACACCTTCTTCCACCGGGCGCTGAATCGGCTGGGCGCGGGGCTCACGTCCATCGTCGACTGCATGTACTCGCCCTTCATCGTGGGCTTCGCCTTCCTGCTCCTGGGCGAGCGGCTGAGCCTCTGGCAGCTGCTCGGCATGGTGCTGGTGGTCACGGCCGTGCTGATGACCTCGCGCGCACGGCTGCCCGAAGGTCTGGACCGGCGCGGGCTGATCATGGGGATCATCTACGGCGTGTCCGCCATGGGGACGATGGGGCTGGCCATCGTCTGGGCCAAGCCCGTGCTGGAGCGGACGCCGGTGCTCTGGGCCACCACGGTGCGCCAGGTGTCCACCTTCGCCTTCATGGTGCCGGTGGCGCTGCTGCATCCGCGTCGCCGCCGGCTGCTCGGCGTCTTCCGCCCTGCGACTAACTGGCGCTTCAGCGTCCCCGGCGCGCTGCTCGGCTCCTGCCTCGCGCTGCTGCTCTGGATCGGCGGCATGAAGTACGCGCAGGCCGGCGCGGCGGCCGTGCTGAACCAGACCAGCACCATCTTCGTCCTGCTGCTGGCCACGCTCTTCCTGCGCGAGCCCTTCACCCCTCGCAAGCTGGTGGCGGCCGTGCTGGCGCTCGGCGGCATCGCGCTGGTGACGCTGGGCTAG
- the serC gene encoding 3-phosphoserine/phosphohydroxythreonine transaminase, whose translation MTRAHNFGAGPAALPLAVLEQAQAELLDYQGRGMSLLEISHRGDAYRALHTEAQRRLRALLGLDDAFRVLFLGGGATLQFAMLPLNLLPERGRADYLLSGAWGRKAFADAGRVGQVRAVWDDDGRLPEAGEFTPDPDAAYLHLTSNETIGGLQWPEYPSSGGAPLVMDVSSDFLSRPLPVARLGLAYAGAQKNAGPAGVTVVIVHESLLGRSGRALPSYLDYGVHAAQDSLANTPPVFAVYVLGLVMAWMEREGGIDGAARRAAERAALIYAAIDDSGGFYRCPVPVAQRSSMNVVFRLPDETLEARFLAAAGAAGLIGLKGHRSVGGCRASLYNGLPLESARVLAAFMGEFARTSG comes from the coding sequence GTGACGCGCGCGCACAACTTCGGGGCGGGCCCCGCCGCGCTACCCCTCGCCGTGCTCGAGCAGGCCCAGGCCGAGCTGCTGGACTACCAGGGCCGGGGCATGTCGCTGCTCGAGATCAGCCACCGCGGGGACGCCTACCGCGCCCTGCACACCGAGGCGCAGCGCCGCCTGCGCGCCCTGCTCGGGCTGGACGACGCGTTCCGCGTCCTCTTCCTCGGCGGCGGCGCGACGCTGCAGTTCGCCATGCTGCCGCTGAACCTGCTGCCCGAGCGCGGTCGCGCGGACTACCTGCTCAGCGGCGCCTGGGGCCGCAAGGCCTTCGCCGACGCGGGTCGCGTGGGCCAGGTCCGCGCCGTCTGGGACGACGACGGCCGTCTGCCCGAGGCGGGCGAGTTCACCCCGGACCCGGACGCCGCCTACCTGCACCTCACGAGCAACGAGACCATCGGCGGCTTGCAGTGGCCGGAGTATCCGTCCAGCGGCGGCGCGCCGCTCGTGATGGACGTCAGCTCGGACTTTCTCAGCCGGCCGCTGCCCGTGGCGCGACTCGGCCTGGCCTACGCCGGCGCGCAGAAGAACGCGGGTCCGGCCGGTGTGACGGTGGTGATCGTCCACGAGTCGCTGCTGGGCCGCTCGGGGCGCGCGCTGCCGAGCTACCTGGACTATGGCGTGCACGCGGCGCAGGACTCGCTGGCCAACACGCCCCCGGTCTTCGCCGTCTACGTGCTCGGCCTCGTGATGGCCTGGATGGAGCGCGAGGGCGGGATCGACGGCGCGGCCCGCCGCGCTGCCGAGCGAGCGGCGCTGATCTACGCGGCGATCGACGACAGCGGCGGCTTCTACCGCTGTCCGGTGCCCGTGGCGCAGCGTTCGTCGATGAACGTGGTCTTCCGCCTGCCGGACGAGACGCTCGAGGCGCGCTTCCTCGCCGCCGCCGGGGCCGCGGGCCTGATCGGCCTCAAGGGCCACCGCAGCGTGGGGGGCTGCCGCGCCAGCCTCTACAACGGCCTGCCGCTGGAGAGCGCGCGCGTGCTGGCCGCGTTCATGGGGGAGTTCGCGCGGACTAGCGGATGA
- a CDS encoding M23 family metallopeptidase, translating to MRLRAAAFVILLALAPRATAVGELLLDCPERVDEGTAFVIAVAADTGTDSLRVDWLGETLRPALLPGPGGLEARAVLGMGMHERLDGDVHTLTVTAWRRGVAQRVTQGIAREPRDYPEQHLEVAQEFNEMSPEKLERIRKEQAATREALRRVTPSPRWPLPLSRPVAGRTTSDFGLRRFFNGEPKNPHTGVDFGAKAGTPVSVCADGVVILTGEHYFAGNCVYVDHGDGLVSMYYHLSAIGVTVGQPLRRGEILGRVGATGRVTAAHLHWGVSAQGQLVDPLLLMDPAER from the coding sequence ATGCGCCTTCGCGCCGCCGCGTTCGTCATTCTGCTCGCTCTCGCGCCGCGCGCGACGGCGGTGGGCGAACTCCTGCTCGACTGCCCCGAGCGCGTGGACGAGGGCACGGCCTTCGTGATCGCCGTTGCGGCCGACACCGGCACCGACTCGTTGCGCGTGGACTGGCTCGGCGAAACCCTGCGGCCGGCGCTGCTGCCCGGGCCCGGCGGGCTCGAGGCGCGCGCGGTGCTGGGCATGGGCATGCACGAGCGTCTCGACGGGGACGTCCACACGCTCACGGTCACGGCCTGGCGGCGCGGCGTGGCGCAGCGCGTCACGCAGGGCATCGCGCGCGAGCCCCGCGACTACCCCGAGCAGCATCTCGAGGTCGCGCAGGAGTTCAACGAGATGTCCCCCGAGAAGCTGGAGCGCATCCGCAAGGAGCAGGCCGCCACGCGCGAGGCCCTGCGCCGCGTCACCCCTTCGCCGCGCTGGCCGCTGCCGCTGAGCCGTCCCGTGGCGGGCCGGACCACCAGCGACTTCGGCCTGCGGCGCTTCTTCAACGGCGAGCCCAAGAATCCGCACACGGGCGTGGATTTCGGGGCGAAGGCGGGGACGCCGGTGAGCGTCTGCGCGGACGGCGTCGTGATCCTCACCGGCGAGCACTACTTCGCGGGCAACTGCGTCTACGTGGACCACGGCGACGGCCTGGTGAGCATGTACTACCACCTCTCGGCCATCGGTGTGACGGTGGGCCAGCCGCTGCGCCGCGGCGAGATCCTGGGCCGCGTCGGCGCCACCGGCCGCGTGACGGCCGCGCACCTGCACTGGGGCGTCAGCGCGCAGGGTCAGCTGGTGGATCCGCTGCTGCTGATGGACCCCGCCGAGCGCTAG
- a CDS encoding trypsin-like peptidase domain-containing protein: MRLLRPLLGLALLLATAATALGATLPATPAALNHALTSLELVDRYQAPVVDASLARLEDEEREAEGLPPRFAIPYPVDVNPATRGTWDTLPNGDRVWRLRVSSPGAVSLNLGFTVYDLPETARLVITAADYSSGLEAYTAADNAALGELWTPVLLTDDIVVELTVAEKAVSRVLLTLGSINVGYRGFGQDLAAGDRSGSCNVDVVCPEGDDWRGEIPAVGVISTGGSTFCTGFMVNNTAQDGTPYFMTANHCGITAGNAASLVVYWNFESPNCGDQCCGSLAQHQTGSFFRSSYAASDFTLVELDELPNPAWLVTYAGWDNTSADPSAAIAIHHPNTDEKSISFEYDPTSTTSYLSNTIPGDGTHIRITDWDLGTTEPGSSGSPLFNPAHRVVGQLHGGYASCTSQTSDWYGRFSVSWTHGLSAYLDPIGSGATVLDTFDPAATGMRVTPADGLVSSGDQGGPFTPDSKVYTVENASEASIQFSVTDDASWVDVTGGGTLAPGATAYVTVSINSGANGLPQGLQHATVLFTNVSTGDGDTQRSVDLQIGAPSLQISETFDSNPGWSTQGQWAFGTPTGGGGADHGNADPSSGFTGSYVYGYNLNGDYTNNMPEYHLTSTAFDCSNLTATQLKFKRWLNVEQPAYDHAYVRVSNDNVNWVELWQNAAEVTDNGWQSMEYDISAVADGQSTVYLRWTMGTTDSSWLFSGWNVDDVEIWGISGDVTAAGDGAAPQRSALLANVPNPFNPKTEIRYAVATAGEVRVGIFDVAGRRVATLVAGHQEAGRHSVTWNGTDDSGRALSSGVYFARLETAGGSVDTSKLTLLK; the protein is encoded by the coding sequence ATGCGTCTGCTGAGACCGCTTCTCGGGCTCGCCCTTCTGCTCGCCACCGCGGCGACCGCCCTCGGCGCCACGCTTCCCGCCACCCCCGCCGCGCTGAACCACGCGCTGACGTCGCTGGAACTGGTGGATCGCTACCAGGCCCCCGTGGTCGACGCCAGCCTGGCTCGCCTCGAGGACGAGGAGCGCGAAGCGGAGGGCCTGCCCCCGCGCTTCGCGATCCCCTACCCGGTGGACGTCAACCCGGCCACCCGCGGCACCTGGGACACGCTGCCGAACGGCGATCGCGTGTGGCGGCTCCGCGTGAGCTCCCCCGGCGCGGTCAGCTTGAACCTCGGCTTCACCGTCTACGACCTGCCCGAGACGGCGCGCCTGGTGATCACCGCGGCCGACTACTCCAGCGGCCTCGAGGCCTACACCGCCGCCGACAACGCCGCGCTGGGCGAGCTGTGGACGCCGGTGCTCCTGACGGACGACATCGTGGTGGAGCTGACCGTGGCCGAGAAGGCCGTCAGCCGCGTGCTGCTCACGCTCGGCTCGATCAACGTGGGCTACCGCGGCTTCGGTCAGGATCTCGCCGCCGGCGATCGCTCGGGCTCCTGCAACGTCGACGTGGTCTGCCCCGAGGGCGACGACTGGCGTGGCGAGATCCCCGCGGTGGGCGTCATCTCCACGGGCGGCAGCACCTTCTGCACCGGCTTCATGGTGAACAACACGGCCCAGGACGGCACGCCCTACTTCATGACCGCCAACCACTGCGGAATCACCGCGGGCAACGCGGCCTCGCTCGTCGTCTACTGGAACTTCGAGAGCCCGAACTGCGGCGACCAGTGCTGCGGCTCGCTGGCCCAGCACCAGACCGGTTCCTTCTTCCGCTCGTCCTACGCGGCGTCGGACTTCACGCTGGTCGAGCTGGACGAACTGCCCAACCCCGCCTGGCTGGTGACCTACGCGGGCTGGGACAACACCAGCGCCGACCCCAGCGCGGCGATCGCGATCCACCATCCGAACACGGACGAGAAGTCGATCAGCTTCGAGTACGACCCCACCAGCACCACCAGCTACCTGAGCAACACGATCCCCGGCGACGGCACCCACATCCGCATCACGGACTGGGACCTGGGCACCACGGAGCCGGGTTCGTCGGGCTCGCCGCTCTTTAATCCGGCCCACAGGGTCGTGGGGCAGCTCCACGGCGGTTACGCGTCCTGCACGAGCCAGACCTCGGACTGGTACGGTCGCTTCTCGGTGTCCTGGACCCACGGCCTCAGCGCCTACCTGGACCCGATCGGCAGCGGCGCCACGGTCCTCGACACCTTCGACCCCGCCGCCACGGGCATGCGCGTGACCCCGGCCGACGGCCTCGTCTCCAGCGGCGACCAGGGCGGTCCCTTCACGCCCGACAGCAAGGTCTACACGGTGGAGAACGCGAGCGAGGCGAGCATCCAGTTCAGCGTCACCGATGACGCGAGCTGGGTCGACGTCACCGGCGGCGGCACGCTCGCCCCGGGCGCGACCGCCTACGTGACCGTGAGCATCAACAGCGGCGCGAACGGCCTGCCCCAGGGGCTGCAGCACGCGACGGTGCTGTTCACGAACGTCAGCACCGGCGACGGCGACACGCAGCGCAGCGTGGACCTGCAGATCGGCGCGCCGTCGCTGCAGATCAGCGAGACCTTCGACAGCAACCCCGGCTGGAGCACCCAGGGCCAGTGGGCCTTCGGCACGCCGACCGGTGGGGGCGGCGCGGATCACGGCAACGCGGATCCGTCCAGCGGCTTCACCGGCAGCTACGTCTACGGGTACAACCTGAACGGCGACTACACGAACAACATGCCGGAGTACCACCTCACCAGCACGGCCTTCGACTGCTCGAACCTCACGGCCACACAGCTCAAGTTCAAGCGCTGGCTCAACGTCGAGCAGCCGGCCTACGACCACGCCTACGTTCGCGTCAGCAACGACAACGTGAACTGGGTCGAGCTCTGGCAGAACGCCGCCGAGGTGACCGACAACGGCTGGCAGTCCATGGAGTACGACATCTCGGCGGTGGCCGACGGCCAGTCGACCGTCTACCTGCGCTGGACCATGGGCACCACGGACAGCAGCTGGCTCTTCAGCGGCTGGAACGTGGATGACGTGGAGATCTGGGGGATCAGCGGCGACGTGACCGCCGCCGGCGACGGCGCCGCGCCCCAGCGCAGCGCCCTGCTGGCCAACGTCCCCAACCCGTTCAACCCGAAGACGGAGATCCGCTACGCCGTGGCCACGGCCGGCGAGGTGCGGGTCGGCATCTTCGACGTGGCGGGCCGCCGCGTGGCGACGCTGGTCGCGGGCCACCAGGAGGCCGGCCGGCACAGCGTCACCTGGAACGGCACCGACGACAGCGGCCGCGCGCTCTCCTCGGGCGTCTACTTCGCCCGCCTCGAGACCGCCGGCGGCAGCGTCGACACGAGCAAGCTGACCTTGCTCAAGTAG
- a CDS encoding peroxiredoxin, whose product MPSAKLPAFKLENQDGETVKHTDLRGEQWVLFAFPKAATSGCTVQALGMKEQASFLARHGVKVLGLSPDKPAALAKWKAKEKFPFDFLSDPEHTLLEALGAWGEKSMYGKKYMGVIRSHWIVDPQGKILDAQVKVSPKDSVSRARDFVAGQRETS is encoded by the coding sequence ATGCCCAGCGCCAAGCTGCCGGCGTTCAAGCTGGAGAACCAGGACGGCGAGACCGTCAAGCACACGGACCTTCGCGGCGAGCAGTGGGTGCTCTTCGCCTTTCCCAAGGCGGCCACCAGCGGCTGCACCGTGCAGGCGCTCGGCATGAAGGAGCAGGCGAGCTTCTTGGCCCGGCACGGCGTGAAGGTGCTCGGCCTCAGCCCCGACAAGCCCGCCGCGCTGGCCAAGTGGAAGGCCAAGGAGAAGTTCCCCTTCGATTTCCTCTCCGACCCCGAGCACACGCTGCTCGAAGCCCTCGGCGCCTGGGGCGAGAAGTCGATGTACGGCAAGAAGTACATGGGCGTGATCCGCTCGCACTGGATCGTGGACCCGCAGGGCAAGATCCTCGACGCCCAGGTGAAGGTGAGCCCCAAGGACAGCGTCAGCCGCGCGCGCGACTTCGTGGCCGGCCAGCGCGAGACCTCCTAG
- a CDS encoding hydroxyacid dehydrogenase yields MHILIADRFDAELPRRLAAFGTVSESLDDIAAAELLIVRSKTRCDAALIARAPNLKLVIRGGVGLDNVDQTAAAARGIAVRNTPRASAIAVAELAMALLLAIPTRLVEGHVGMAGGQWLKSQLSRTELHGKTLGLLGLGNIGRQVARRARAFGMRVLAHDPYLDTSEDATLLPSLDELLAAADYVSLHLPLNDQTRGILGAEALARLRPGAAIVNTGRSDCVDLDAVAAALRAGRLRAYATDVWPSDPPPPDCPLLTAPGVIMTPHLGASSAENLARIGDEIVALVSAYRREETP; encoded by the coding sequence GTGCACATCCTGATCGCCGACCGCTTCGACGCCGAACTGCCCCGCCGCCTCGCCGCCTTCGGCACGGTGAGCGAGTCGCTGGACGACATCGCCGCCGCCGAGCTGCTCATCGTCCGCAGCAAGACCCGCTGCGACGCGGCGCTCATCGCGCGCGCGCCGAATCTCAAGCTGGTGATCCGCGGCGGCGTGGGCCTGGACAACGTGGACCAGACCGCCGCGGCGGCGCGCGGCATCGCCGTCAGGAACACGCCGCGCGCCTCGGCCATCGCCGTTGCCGAGCTGGCGATGGCGCTGCTGCTCGCCATTCCCACGCGCCTGGTGGAGGGCCACGTGGGCATGGCCGGCGGGCAGTGGCTGAAGAGCCAGCTGTCGCGCACGGAGCTGCACGGCAAGACCCTGGGGCTGCTGGGGCTCGGCAACATCGGCCGCCAGGTGGCGCGCCGCGCCCGCGCCTTCGGCATGCGCGTGCTGGCCCACGATCCCTATCTCGACACGAGCGAGGACGCCACGCTGCTGCCCAGTCTCGACGAGCTCCTCGCCGCCGCCGACTACGTGTCGCTGCACCTGCCGCTGAACGACCAGACCCGCGGCATCCTGGGCGCGGAGGCCCTCGCCCGCCTCCGGCCTGGCGCGGCGATCGTCAACACGGGGCGCAGCGACTGCGTGGACCTGGACGCCGTCGCGGCGGCCCTGCGCGCGGGCCGCCTGCGCGCCTATGCGACCGACGTCTGGCCCAGCGATCCGCCGCCGCCGGACTGCCCGCTGCTGACCGCGCCGGGCGTCATCATGACGCCGCATCTGGGGGCGAGCAGCGCCGAGAACCTGGCCCGCATCGGCGACGAGATCGTCGCCCTGGTCAGCGCCTACCGCCGGGAGGAAACGCCGTGA
- a CDS encoding DMT family transporter: MSQQRRATLLGLAAVLLWSTVATAFALSLRRLTPVQLLVYSTAVATLVLGGLAALRGEWPALRRAPRREILRALGLGIVNPCLYYLVLFTAYARLPAQVAQPLNYTWALTLGLLSIPLLGQRFRPRLLLAGLVAYAGVLVISRQGAGGPADAFGVALALGSTLLWALYWIGNTKSALPPTAGLFLNFAAGLPAVALVCALTDGFVPADWRGLWGALYVGTVEMGFTFALWLGALKLADSAARVANLIFLAPFLSLVFIARVAGETIQPGTLVGLVLIVGGLLIQARD; encoded by the coding sequence ATGAGCCAGCAGCGCCGCGCCACCCTTCTTGGCCTCGCCGCCGTCCTCCTCTGGTCGACGGTGGCCACGGCCTTCGCGCTCAGCCTCCGCCGCCTCACGCCGGTGCAGCTGCTCGTCTACTCGACGGCCGTGGCGACCCTGGTGCTGGGCGGCCTCGCGGCGCTCCGCGGCGAGTGGCCGGCGCTGCGGCGCGCGCCGCGGCGGGAGATCCTGCGGGCGCTGGGGCTGGGGATCGTCAATCCCTGCCTCTACTACCTGGTGCTCTTCACGGCCTATGCGCGCCTGCCGGCCCAGGTGGCCCAGCCGCTCAACTACACCTGGGCGCTCACGCTGGGCCTCTTGAGCATCCCCCTGCTCGGACAGCGCTTCCGGCCGCGGCTGCTCCTGGCCGGCCTCGTGGCCTACGCCGGCGTGCTGGTGATCTCGCGGCAGGGGGCGGGCGGCCCCGCCGACGCCTTCGGCGTCGCGCTCGCTCTCGGCTCGACCCTGCTCTGGGCGCTCTACTGGATCGGCAACACGAAGAGCGCGCTGCCCCCCACGGCGGGGCTCTTTCTCAACTTCGCGGCGGGGTTGCCGGCGGTGGCGCTGGTCTGCGCGCTGACGGACGGCTTCGTCCCCGCCGACTGGCGCGGCCTCTGGGGCGCGCTCTACGTGGGCACGGTGGAGATGGGCTTCACCTTCGCGCTCTGGCTCGGCGCGCTTAAGCTGGCCGACAGCGCGGCGCGCGTGGCCAATCTCATCTTCCTCGCGCCCTTCCTGTCGCTGGTCTTCATCGCGCGGGTGGCCGGCGAGACGATCCAGCCCGGCACCCTGGTGGGGCTGGTCTTGATCGTCGGCGGACTGCTGATCCAGGCCCGGGACTAG
- a CDS encoding DinB family protein yields the protein MHVDTLKLQLGYAQHLLAASLADVTQAESLRRPEGGGNSINWLAGHLLDARNGVLKLLGAAPVMDEARLAPYRRGSTGQAEAAGALDLDSLRDALAASHAAIKAGLGAVPEERLREAAPFSPFGRDDETVGTLLAGVVFHECYHVGQVGILRRELGKPGIIR from the coding sequence GTGCACGTCGACACCCTGAAGCTGCAACTCGGCTACGCCCAGCATCTCCTGGCGGCGAGCCTCGCCGACGTCACGCAGGCCGAGAGCCTGCGGCGGCCCGAGGGCGGGGGCAACAGCATCAACTGGCTGGCCGGGCATCTGCTCGACGCGCGCAACGGCGTGCTCAAGCTGCTCGGCGCGGCGCCTGTCATGGACGAAGCCCGCCTCGCGCCCTACCGGCGCGGGTCGACGGGGCAGGCCGAGGCCGCTGGCGCCCTGGACCTGGATTCGCTGCGCGACGCGCTGGCCGCGAGCCATGCCGCGATCAAGGCGGGACTCGGCGCCGTCCCGGAGGAGCGCCTGCGCGAGGCGGCGCCGTTCAGTCCTTTCGGCAGGGACGACGAGACCGTCGGCACGCTCCTGGCAGGCGTGGTCTTTCACGAGTGCTATCACGTGGGACAGGTGGGCATTCTCCGGCGCGAGCTCGGCAAGCCGGGGATCATCCGCTAG
- a CDS encoding pyridoxal phosphate-dependent aminotransferase, translated as MGRPADVAARDFKPTLFNRISAAIAAGAGAGRGDAPIALHVGDTWLDLPPELGTPLAGEDEPWAERLSRYGDTQGEPELRRRLVAKLRARNALPVSDPREIQVTFGSTGALFLAMTRLLEPGDEILTLAPEWTMLKVVASAARMRLVEVPCFDRLAVDPAGDLGGWLAAALTPRTRAIYFNSPNNPTGVMLRRAQLEALAHFAREHDLWVLADEAYEDFVWCEEPYLSIAALPGMFERTVSIFSASKSYAAAGLRLGYAAAPRGVIATLNPGQVAAGYEPNRPAQVMAIRALAAHDAIRGRLRETYRQGLEAALTTLRVPHLPADGGYYLFLDLRERWAGLGEDAKLERMLGAGVIVSPGEHFGADYDGWARFCFTSEPPERVAEAARRANQL; from the coding sequence GTGGGACGTCCGGCGGACGTCGCCGCGCGCGACTTCAAGCCCACGCTCTTCAACCGCATCAGCGCGGCCATCGCGGCGGGCGCGGGCGCGGGACGCGGCGACGCGCCCATCGCGCTCCACGTGGGCGACACCTGGCTCGACCTGCCGCCCGAGCTGGGCACGCCGCTCGCCGGCGAGGACGAACCCTGGGCCGAGCGCCTCTCGCGCTACGGCGACACCCAGGGGGAACCGGAGCTGCGGCGGCGTCTCGTCGCCAAGCTGCGCGCGCGCAACGCGCTGCCCGTGAGCGATCCGCGCGAGATCCAGGTGACCTTCGGCTCCACGGGCGCGCTCTTCCTCGCGATGACGCGCCTGCTCGAGCCCGGCGACGAGATCCTCACCCTCGCCCCCGAGTGGACCATGCTCAAGGTGGTGGCCTCGGCGGCGAGGATGCGCCTCGTGGAGGTGCCCTGCTTCGATCGTCTCGCGGTGGACCCGGCGGGCGACCTCGGCGGCTGGCTGGCCGCGGCGCTGACGCCCCGCACCCGCGCGATCTACTTCAACAGCCCGAACAACCCCACCGGCGTCATGCTGCGCCGCGCGCAGCTCGAGGCGCTGGCCCACTTCGCCCGCGAGCACGACCTCTGGGTGCTCGCCGACGAGGCCTACGAGGACTTCGTCTGGTGCGAGGAGCCCTACCTCAGCATCGCCGCGCTGCCCGGCATGTTCGAGCGGACGGTGAGCATCTTCAGCGCGTCCAAGAGCTACGCGGCCGCGGGACTGCGCCTGGGCTACGCCGCGGCGCCGCGCGGGGTCATCGCCACGCTCAACCCCGGCCAGGTGGCCGCGGGCTACGAGCCCAACCGCCCCGCGCAGGTGATGGCGATCCGCGCCCTCGCCGCGCACGACGCGATCCGGGGCAGGCTGCGCGAAACCTACCGGCAGGGTCTCGAGGCCGCGCTGACGACGCTGCGCGTCCCGCACCTGCCCGCCGACGGCGGCTACTACCTGTTCCTGGATCTGCGCGAGCGGTGGGCCGGGCTCGGCGAGGACGCCAAGCTCGAGCGCATGCTCGGGGCCGGCGTGATCGTCAGCCCGGGCGAGCACTTCGGCGCCGACTACGACGGCTGGGCGCGCTTCTGCTTCACGTCCGAACCCCCCGAGCGCGTGGCCGAGGCCGCGCGCCGCGCGAACCAACTCTAG